The nucleotide window GAGAGATCGTGGTTGACGACGAGCGGTGGGAGCGCGTCGAGCGCCTCCTGAAGGAGGTTCTCGCCGGTGAGACGTCGCTCGATGAGTTGGTCGCGCGCGCGAAAAAGCCGGGCCTGCTCGATACTCGAAAGCAGCGGCCGGCCGCCCACGGGGTAGGCGTCGACAACGCGGCTTCGGACGGCTTCACTATCATTGAGGTGTTCGGTCGCGACCGCGTGGGCTTGTTGTATGATATCGCCGACGCACTGAACCGTCTCGGCATCGAGATTCACCTCGCTAAGATCTCGACCGCCGTCGACCAGGTTCTCGACGTATTCTACGTGACCGAGCCCGCCGGCGAAAAATGCGCACGCGACAACGAGATTCGCGCCGTGCTCGAGCCGATCGTGCGAGCGGGTTTGGACGAGCCGTCCGAGTCGATCCCGAGCGTCAGGTGAGCGCCGCGTGGACCTCGACCAGCTGATCGACCGCCACCTTACGCGTCTCCGAGCGGAGGTCGGCGTGTCGCCGCATACGCACAAGGCCTACGCGGATGATCTCGCAAGATTCGCGAAGTTCGCACAGGACGAATTCTCGATCAGTACCGCAGAGGCGGTCGGCCGGGAGCTGGTTCTCTGCTTTCAGGCGGCCGAGGCGGATCGTGGGATCGGCGCCCGCACCCAGGCCCGGCGGTTGTCGGCCCTGCGCGGCCTTTTTCGGTTTGCCACCAGCGAGGGTGTGGTCGACGAGAGCCCTCTGGCGGATTTGAAGCAGCCGCGGCAGCGACGGCGCCTGCCGTCGACGTTGAGCGAGAAGGACGTCGAGCGCCTTCTCGACGCGACCGACCGGACCAAGACCCCGCTGCGGGATCGCGCCCTTCTGGAGATCCTGTACGGGAGCGGGTTGAGGGTGACGGAGGCTCTCGGGCTCACGATGGACCGCGTTCACATGAGCGATTCCGCGTTGCGGGTGGTCGGAAAGGGCGACCGGGAGCGGGTGGTGCCGCTCGGGCGACCTTCGAAGCGCGCTCTCGAGCGGTACGTGGAATCCGAGCGCCCTCGGTTGCAGCGGGCCGGGCCACGGCAGGAGGTGTTCCTCTCGCCACGCGGGAACAAGCTCTCGCGGCAGGCGATCTTCGCTCTGGTGCGAAGGCTCGCGGAGGCGGCGGGTCTGGAGAGCGCACCATCGCCCCATGGTCTGAGGCACGCCTTCGCCACGCATCTGGTGGAGCGCGGTGCGGACCTCCGGGCCGTGCAGTCTCTGCTCGGGCATGCGAGCATCTCGACGACCGAGGTCTACACGCACGTGAGTCGGGCGCATCTGCGAGATGTGCACGGGAAACATCATCCCCGTGAGCGTGGTTGGAGTGGGCCGGCGGGGAGGAAGAGGACGTGAGCACGAACAAAGCGGACGGGATCGTCGTGAGTGGGATGCGGCCGACGGGGAAGCTTCACCTCGGTCATCTGTTGGGGACCCTGCGGAACTGGGAGTCGCTCCAGGATCGCTTCGAGTGCTACTTCTTCGTGGCCGATTGGCACGTACTCACGACCGACTACGAGAAGCCGGAGCACATTTCGGACTTCTCCATCGAGATGGTGACCGATTGGCTCGCAGCAGGCATCGATCCCGAGCGCTGCGTGATCTTCCGGCAGTCGGCGATCCACGAACACGCCGAACTCGCGCTCCTCTTCGGGATGTTCACGCCCGTGAGTTGGCTCGAGCGAAATCCGACCTACAAAGAGCAGCGATCCCAGATGGAAGGTCGGGATCTCTCGA belongs to Candidatus Binatia bacterium and includes:
- a CDS encoding tyrosine recombinase, which translates into the protein MDLDQLIDRHLTRLRAEVGVSPHTHKAYADDLARFAKFAQDEFSISTAEAVGRELVLCFQAAEADRGIGARTQARRLSALRGLFRFATSEGVVDESPLADLKQPRQRRRLPSTLSEKDVERLLDATDRTKTPLRDRALLEILYGSGLRVTEALGLTMDRVHMSDSALRVVGKGDRERVVPLGRPSKRALERYVESERPRLQRAGPRQEVFLSPRGNKLSRQAIFALVRRLAEAAGLESAPSPHGLRHAFATHLVERGADLRAVQSLLGHASISTTEVYTHVSRAHLRDVHGKHHPRERGWSGPAGRKRT